The following proteins are co-located in the Micromonospora coriariae genome:
- a CDS encoding carbohydrate ABC transporter permease, protein MDRDLVETVSLRWLRRLVIAAFLVITVFPFYYMLMLSVRPIERLLLDPGSLVVGFGELTVATYAEVLKATDDGGQGFLTFIRNSGLVAVAATLLTLLVAIPGAYAVARLRFFGRRQVDFLFLAVYLFPSIVIAIPLFVVFTRAGLRGSLFGLVLVYISQTLPVSVYMLKNYFETIPVSLEESAAIDGAGRLGIIRRVSLPLAMPSIMAVALYDFMIAWNEFLFALLFLVDKPDRWTVSLGLSLLADGVEVPKTVLMAGSVVLTLPIVILFFSSERLLTEGLTTGAEKG, encoded by the coding sequence ATGGACCGGGACCTCGTCGAGACGGTCAGCCTGCGCTGGCTGCGCCGCCTGGTGATCGCCGCGTTCCTGGTGATCACCGTCTTTCCCTTCTACTACATGCTGATGCTGTCGGTACGCCCCATCGAGCGGCTGCTGCTCGACCCCGGCTCACTGGTGGTCGGCTTCGGTGAGCTGACCGTCGCCACGTACGCCGAGGTGCTCAAGGCCACCGACGACGGCGGTCAGGGATTCCTCACCTTCATCCGCAACAGTGGCCTGGTCGCCGTCGCGGCGACGCTGCTCACGCTGCTGGTGGCGATCCCCGGGGCGTACGCCGTGGCCCGGCTGCGGTTCTTCGGCCGGCGGCAGGTCGACTTCTTGTTCCTGGCGGTCTACCTGTTCCCGTCGATCGTCATCGCGATCCCGCTGTTCGTGGTCTTCACCCGGGCCGGGCTGCGCGGCTCACTGTTCGGCCTCGTGCTCGTCTACATCTCGCAGACGCTGCCGGTCTCGGTCTACATGCTCAAGAACTACTTCGAGACCATCCCGGTCAGTCTCGAGGAGTCCGCCGCGATCGACGGCGCCGGTCGGCTCGGAATCATCCGCCGGGTCAGCCTGCCCCTGGCCATGCCGTCGATCATGGCGGTCGCGCTCTACGACTTCATGATCGCCTGGAACGAGTTCCTCTTCGCGCTGCTGTTCCTGGTCGACAAGCCCGACCGGTGGACGGTGTCGCTCGGCCTGTCCCTACTCGCCGACGGGGTCGAGGTGCCCAAGACGGTGCTGATGGCCGGGTCGGTCGTCCTCACCCTGCCCATCGTGATCCTCTTCTTCTCCAGCGAGCGCCTACTCACCGAGGGCCTGACCACCGGCGCCGAAAAGGGCTAA
- a CDS encoding class I SAM-dependent methyltransferase produces the protein MAKPTRWTTDTGPEHSQWYIDRFRKLAAEGADLAGEARLVDALVTPGSRILDAGSGTGRVGAALAQRGHTVVGVDADPALVAAAGADYPGPRWLVADLAELDLPALGEAEPFDAAVLAGNVLAFVAAGTEPEVLRRLAGHLRPDGVLAVGFGTDRGYPLTAFDADSVAAGLRLEHRFATWDLRPWRDDASFAVTILRRPAA, from the coding sequence ATGGCCAAGCCGACCCGTTGGACGACCGACACCGGACCCGAGCACTCGCAGTGGTACATCGACCGGTTCCGGAAGCTCGCGGCCGAGGGAGCGGACCTGGCCGGCGAGGCCCGGCTGGTGGACGCCCTGGTTACGCCGGGCTCCCGGATCCTCGACGCCGGCAGCGGCACCGGCCGGGTGGGCGCCGCGCTGGCTCAGCGGGGGCACACCGTGGTGGGGGTGGACGCCGACCCCGCGCTGGTGGCCGCCGCCGGCGCCGACTACCCGGGCCCGCGCTGGCTGGTCGCCGACCTGGCCGAGCTGGACCTGCCGGCGCTCGGTGAGGCCGAGCCGTTCGACGCCGCGGTGCTGGCGGGCAACGTGCTCGCCTTCGTCGCCGCCGGCACCGAGCCGGAGGTGCTGCGCCGGCTCGCCGGGCACCTGCGTCCGGACGGCGTGCTGGCGGTCGGCTTCGGCACCGACCGTGGTTACCCGCTGACCGCGTTCGACGCCGATTCGGTCGCGGCCGGGCTGCGCCTGGAGCACCGCTTCGCCACCTGGGATCTGCGCCCGTGGCGCGACGACGCGTCCTTCGCGGTCACCATCCTGCGCCGTCCGGCCGCCTGA
- the eccB gene encoding type VII secretion protein EccB, whose amino-acid sequence MPSRQDQLHSYQFSVQRAVAALVMRETDPAQSPFRRLAGAALASVLVAAIGLGGSALYGLFAGGGSGWRDPGAVIVEKESGARFVYREQKLHPVLNYASALLIVGADRSKTVLVSRRSIDGVPRGLPLGIADAPDSLPAPGRLSAAAWTVCSTIPAGAAGEAPRSALLIGTQPGGGRTLGEDALLLRHPDGGLHLVWHQRRYLIRDPSRVLAALATTRARAVPVAPALLNSLPAGADLAPLALPDLGGRASGVPGATIGQVYLVRNSGGGRQYAVALDAGLAGITELQAGLLLARTGQGEPEPMTLGRFAALPTVPDLAPNGPTAPPPAPPRLAAGDDGALCTRVGDDGGAGEVRWGVPLPDLAAVPRTAPTGGAVLADHVVVEPGRGAVVEAAAAPGASGGAVSVVTDLGRRYVLADRDVLAMLGYRDVRPLRLPAGLVSLVPAGATLDPAAAKAVAAPA is encoded by the coding sequence ATGCCGTCGCGGCAGGACCAGCTGCACTCCTACCAGTTCAGCGTCCAGCGGGCGGTCGCCGCCCTGGTGATGCGCGAGACCGATCCGGCCCAGTCGCCGTTCCGACGGCTGGCCGGCGCCGCGCTGGCCAGCGTCCTGGTCGCGGCGATCGGGCTGGGCGGCTCGGCGCTCTACGGCCTGTTCGCCGGTGGCGGCAGCGGCTGGCGCGACCCGGGCGCGGTGATCGTCGAGAAGGAGTCCGGCGCCCGCTTCGTCTACCGGGAGCAGAAGCTGCACCCGGTGCTCAACTACGCGTCGGCGCTGCTGATCGTCGGCGCCGACCGGTCCAAGACCGTGCTGGTCTCCCGGCGGTCCATCGACGGCGTGCCGCGCGGGCTGCCGCTGGGCATCGCCGACGCGCCCGATTCACTGCCCGCCCCGGGTCGGTTGTCCGCGGCGGCGTGGACGGTCTGCTCCACGATCCCGGCCGGCGCGGCCGGTGAGGCACCCCGCTCCGCGCTGCTGATCGGCACCCAGCCCGGCGGTGGCCGGACACTCGGCGAGGACGCGCTGCTGCTGCGCCACCCGGACGGCGGGCTGCACCTGGTCTGGCACCAGCGGCGCTACCTGATCCGCGACCCCAGCCGGGTGCTGGCGGCGCTGGCAACCACCCGGGCCCGGGCGGTCCCGGTGGCTCCCGCCCTGCTCAACTCGCTGCCCGCCGGCGCCGACCTGGCCCCACTCGCCCTGCCCGATCTGGGCGGACGCGCCTCCGGGGTGCCGGGCGCCACGATCGGCCAGGTGTACCTGGTGCGCAACTCCGGCGGCGGCCGGCAGTACGCGGTGGCACTCGACGCCGGGCTGGCCGGGATCACCGAGTTGCAGGCCGGGCTGCTGCTGGCCCGCACCGGGCAGGGCGAGCCGGAGCCGATGACGTTGGGTCGGTTCGCCGCGCTGCCCACGGTGCCCGACCTGGCCCCGAACGGTCCGACCGCTCCGCCGCCGGCCCCGCCCCGGCTCGCGGCCGGCGACGACGGGGCGCTCTGCACCCGGGTCGGAGACGACGGGGGTGCCGGGGAGGTGCGGTGGGGCGTACCGCTGCCGGACCTGGCCGCCGTGCCGCGGACCGCGCCGACCGGCGGTGCCGTGCTGGCCGACCACGTGGTGGTGGAGCCGGGCCGCGGCGCGGTCGTCGAGGCCGCCGCGGCGCCCGGCGCGTCCGGCGGCGCGGTCTCCGTGGTCACCGACCTGGGCCGGCGGTACGTGCTGGCCGACCGGGACGTGCTCGCGATGCTCGGCTACCGCGACGTGCGCCCGCTGCGGCTGCCGGCGGGCCTGGTCAGTCTGGTGCCGGCCGGCGCGACCCTCGACCCGGCCGCCGCGAAGGCGGTCGCCGCCCCCGCCTGA
- a CDS encoding polyamine aminopropyltransferase, with protein MGTRFEELAWRETPIGAISLRRRRDPALQVEVYEVKLDDEYLMSSLFPVAEIELARLGLAELAGDTLDVVVGGLGLGYTARAALDDPRVRSLLVVEAIEDVIDWHRRGLLPFAAGLAEDPRTRFVQADFFAAVAGDTGFDAEAPGRRFDAVLLDVDHSPRNVLHPSHAAFYAPAGLRRLAAQLRPEGVFALWSDDPPDAEFTTALTEVFATARAHVVPFANPLTGGQSANTVYVARTAL; from the coding sequence GTGGGCACGCGTTTCGAGGAGCTGGCCTGGCGGGAAACCCCGATCGGCGCGATCAGCCTGCGCCGGCGCCGCGACCCGGCACTCCAGGTCGAGGTGTACGAGGTCAAGCTCGACGACGAGTACCTGATGTCCAGCCTCTTCCCGGTCGCGGAGATCGAGCTGGCCCGGCTGGGCCTGGCCGAGTTGGCCGGTGACACGCTCGACGTGGTGGTCGGCGGCCTCGGGCTGGGTTACACCGCCCGCGCCGCGCTGGACGACCCGCGGGTGCGGTCGCTGCTGGTGGTGGAGGCGATCGAGGACGTGATCGACTGGCACCGGCGCGGTCTGCTGCCGTTCGCGGCGGGGCTCGCGGAGGACCCGCGGACCCGGTTCGTCCAGGCCGACTTCTTCGCGGCCGTGGCCGGCGACACCGGGTTCGACGCGGAGGCGCCGGGGCGACGGTTCGATGCCGTACTGCTCGACGTCGACCATTCTCCGCGCAACGTCCTGCACCCGAGCCACGCCGCTTTCTACGCACCGGCCGGGCTGCGGCGCCTGGCCGCCCAGCTACGCCCGGAGGGCGTCTTCGCGCTCTGGTCGGACGACCCGCCGGACGCCGAGTTCACGACGGCGCTCACCGAGGTGTTCGCGACCGCGCGGGCGCACGTCGTGCCGTTCGCCAACCCGCTGACCGGCGGCCAGTCCGCCAACACCGTCTACGTCGCCCGCACGGCGCTCTGA
- a CDS encoding acyl-CoA dehydrogenase codes for MPSTLLSRRDLDFLLHDWLRVSELVERPRYAEHSRETFDDALDLAERVATEQFAPHNRAADLAEPTFDGQRVRLIPQVRAALDSFAETGLLSAGLDASVGGLQLPHAVAAACFAWFQAANVATSAYPFLTLGNANLLLTHGSAEQVDTYVRPMLQGRFFGTMCLSEPHAGSSLADITTRAEPQPDGTYRLFGTKMWISGGDHELAENIVHLVLARIPDGPPGVKGISLFIVPKVLVGPDGSLGDRNDVVLVGLNHKMGYRGTTNTLLSFGDGAHEPGGRSGAVGHLVGPPHQGLAQMFHMMNEARIGVGASATALGYTGYLKSLAYARERPQGRPVGAKDPGTPQVPIIDHPDVRRMLLAQKSYVEGALALVLYCARLLDEEKTAPDEADRKRAHLLLDVLTPITKSWPSQWCLTANDLAIQVLGGAGYTRDHDVEQHYRDNRLNPIHEGTHGIQALDLLGRKMTMHNGAGLTLLTSTIRETVARAGKAGGEAAELADRLGGAVDRVVAVTRRLWADGDPVLALANASVYLEAVGHVVVAWMWLEQVLALPPEGAGDAFHAGKRQAARYFFTVELPRTGPQFDLLDSRDRTTLDMRKDWF; via the coding sequence GTGCCGTCCACCCTGCTCTCCCGCCGCGACCTCGACTTCCTGCTGCACGACTGGCTGCGGGTGTCCGAGCTGGTCGAGCGCCCCCGCTACGCCGAGCACTCGCGGGAGACCTTCGACGACGCCCTGGACCTCGCCGAGCGGGTGGCGACCGAGCAGTTCGCACCGCACAACCGGGCCGCCGACCTCGCCGAACCGACATTCGACGGGCAGCGGGTACGGCTGATCCCGCAGGTCCGCGCGGCGCTGGACAGCTTCGCCGAGACCGGCCTGCTCAGCGCCGGGCTGGACGCCTCCGTCGGCGGCCTGCAACTGCCGCACGCCGTCGCGGCGGCCTGCTTCGCCTGGTTCCAGGCCGCCAACGTCGCCACCTCGGCCTACCCGTTCCTCACCCTGGGCAACGCCAACCTCCTGTTGACGCACGGCAGCGCGGAGCAGGTCGACACCTACGTACGACCCATGCTCCAGGGACGGTTCTTCGGCACCATGTGCCTGTCCGAGCCGCACGCCGGCAGCTCGCTGGCCGACATCACCACCCGCGCCGAACCGCAGCCGGACGGCACGTACCGGCTCTTCGGCACCAAGATGTGGATCTCCGGCGGTGATCACGAGCTGGCCGAGAACATCGTCCACCTGGTGCTGGCACGGATCCCCGACGGCCCGCCCGGGGTCAAGGGCATCTCGCTGTTCATCGTGCCCAAGGTGCTCGTCGGGCCGGACGGCTCGCTCGGCGACCGCAACGACGTGGTGCTGGTCGGGCTGAACCACAAGATGGGCTACCGGGGCACCACCAACACACTGCTCAGCTTCGGCGACGGCGCGCACGAACCAGGTGGCCGTTCCGGCGCGGTCGGTCACCTGGTCGGGCCGCCGCACCAGGGGCTGGCCCAGATGTTCCACATGATGAACGAGGCCCGGATCGGGGTGGGCGCCAGCGCCACCGCGCTCGGCTACACCGGCTACCTCAAGAGCCTGGCGTACGCCCGCGAACGGCCGCAGGGCCGGCCGGTCGGCGCCAAGGACCCGGGCACGCCGCAGGTGCCGATCATCGACCACCCCGACGTACGACGGATGCTGCTGGCCCAGAAGAGCTACGTGGAGGGGGCGCTGGCCCTGGTGCTCTACTGCGCGCGGCTGCTCGACGAGGAGAAGACCGCCCCGGACGAGGCTGACCGCAAGCGGGCGCACCTGCTGTTGGACGTCCTCACCCCGATCACCAAGAGCTGGCCGTCACAGTGGTGCCTGACCGCGAACGACCTGGCGATCCAGGTGCTGGGCGGCGCCGGCTACACCCGCGACCACGACGTGGAGCAGCACTACCGGGACAACCGGCTCAACCCGATCCACGAGGGCACCCACGGCATCCAGGCGCTGGACCTGCTGGGGCGCAAGATGACTATGCACAACGGCGCCGGTCTGACCCTGCTGACCTCGACGATCCGCGAGACCGTCGCCCGGGCCGGGAAGGCCGGAGGCGAGGCCGCCGAGCTGGCCGACCGGCTGGGCGGCGCGGTGGACCGGGTCGTCGCGGTCACCCGCCGACTCTGGGCCGACGGTGACCCGGTGCTCGCGCTGGCCAACGCCAGCGTCTACCTGGAGGCGGTCGGGCACGTCGTGGTCGCGTGGATGTGGCTGGAACAGGTGCTGGCCCTGCCGCCGGAGGGGGCCGGCGACGCGTTCCACGCCGGCAAGCGCCAGGCCGCGCGCTACTTCTTCACTGTCGAGCTGCCCCGCACCGGGCCGCAGTTCGACCTGCTGGACAGCCGGGACCGGACCACGCTGGACATGCGCAAGGACTGGTTCTGA
- a CDS encoding MmcQ/YjbR family DNA-binding protein, translating to MTEPGDVPPEVLDRLRPICLGLPETYEEPAWVGTRWRIRKRTFAHVLTVDSDHQAARARATDVDHPTCLLIFRAPPDEIAGLVASGHPFYKPEWGPTVLGMVVDDDTDWDEVAELLTESYCLLAPKRLVALVDRPAAPSG from the coding sequence GTGACCGAACCCGGAGACGTCCCACCCGAGGTCCTCGACCGGCTGCGGCCGATCTGCCTCGGGCTGCCGGAGACGTACGAGGAGCCGGCGTGGGTGGGCACCCGCTGGCGGATCCGTAAGCGGACCTTCGCCCACGTGCTCACCGTCGATTCCGACCACCAGGCCGCCCGTGCTCGGGCCACGGACGTCGACCACCCGACCTGCCTGCTGATCTTCCGCGCACCGCCCGACGAGATCGCCGGGCTGGTGGCCAGCGGGCATCCCTTCTACAAGCCGGAGTGGGGCCCGACCGTGCTGGGCATGGTCGTGGACGACGACACCGACTGGGACGAGGTCGCCGAGCTGCTGACCGAGAGCTACTGCCTGCTCGCCCCGAAGCGACTCGTCGCCCTGGTGGACCGACCGGCCGCGCCGTCCGGCTGA
- a CDS encoding VOC family protein, with protein MHRSRVYALLIDAPEPEVDRAAAFWSAALGVSARPVPAEPHFTDLHEAVPGLVTAVQAVDDAPRFHLDIESDDVAAETARLVALGATEVSRWLECRTLRAPGGHLVCVVPVASPPEVFTAQARTWP; from the coding sequence ATGCATCGAAGCCGCGTCTACGCCCTGCTGATCGACGCCCCCGAGCCGGAAGTCGACCGGGCAGCGGCGTTCTGGTCGGCGGCACTGGGTGTCAGCGCCCGGCCCGTTCCCGCCGAGCCGCATTTCACTGATCTGCACGAGGCGGTGCCCGGGCTGGTCACCGCGGTCCAGGCAGTCGATGACGCGCCCCGCTTCCACCTCGACATCGAGAGCGACGATGTGGCGGCCGAGACAGCGCGCCTGGTCGCCCTCGGTGCCACCGAGGTGTCGCGATGGCTGGAGTGTCGGACCCTGCGCGCGCCCGGCGGGCATCTGGTCTGCGTCGTGCCGGTGGCGAGCCCGCCGGAGGTCTTCACCGCCCAGGCCCGGACCTGGCCGTGA
- a CDS encoding alpha/beta fold hydrolase, with translation MAEFVLVAGAWLGSWAWDEVLPPLRAAGHGIHPLTLSGLAEKQGVPAGQQTHVQDIVGEIERRDLRDVVLVGHSYSGIPVGQAAGRIGDRLARVVFLDSEVPVDGGSFASGWWQGPAALESLLADNDGYWPPLSGDDLDGQGLTDEQVARLTKGFTPHPGATLTEPAVLTRPLGELPTTYVKCLLDGPEPNDTVAGLLTSEHWRLVTMDTGHWPMISQPAELAQVLLAAAG, from the coding sequence ATGGCGGAATTCGTACTGGTGGCGGGGGCGTGGCTCGGGTCGTGGGCGTGGGACGAGGTGCTGCCGCCGCTGCGCGCGGCCGGTCACGGCATCCACCCGCTGACCCTCTCCGGCCTCGCCGAGAAGCAGGGTGTGCCGGCCGGGCAGCAGACCCACGTGCAGGACATCGTCGGTGAGATCGAGCGGCGAGACCTGCGCGACGTGGTGCTGGTCGGGCACAGTTACTCGGGCATCCCGGTGGGTCAGGCCGCCGGGCGGATCGGCGACCGGCTGGCCAGGGTGGTCTTCCTCGACTCGGAGGTGCCGGTCGACGGCGGGTCGTTCGCGTCCGGCTGGTGGCAGGGCCCGGCGGCGCTGGAGTCGTTGCTCGCCGACAACGACGGCTACTGGCCACCGCTGAGCGGGGACGATCTCGACGGCCAGGGGCTCACCGACGAGCAGGTCGCACGGCTGACCAAGGGGTTCACCCCGCACCCGGGCGCCACGCTGACCGAGCCGGCCGTGCTGACCCGCCCGCTCGGCGAGTTGCCGACCACGTACGTCAAGTGCCTGCTCGACGGGCCTGAGCCCAACGACACAGTGGCCGGGCTGCTGACCAGCGAGCACTGGCGACTGGTCACTATGGACACCGGCCACTGGCCGATGATCTCCCAGCCCGCCGAGCTGGCCCAGGTGCTGCTGGCCGCGGCGGGCTGA
- a CDS encoding MFS transporter translates to MTTVDIAPAPALHRDRRFRTFWIGETVSQFGDRISELALPLIAVSLLAATPAQVSVLTALIWLPNLLGLFVGAWVDQRTRKRRLLIIADLVRAAVLLSLPVAYLFDAVTLTQLYLVALLTGAGAVLFAMARQTFFVALVPPSAYVDATSKLSMSRAVSFMAGPAVGGGLVQALSAPVAVIVDAVSFLGSALLISRIPVTEAPPPPRRSSTLGLVREGLVLVLRHPVLRAALGCTSTVNFFTFIATALLVLYASRELDLSAGAIGVAFGAGAIGGLAGAALAPRVSRAIGLGRTAMIGAVLFPAPLALTALLSGPTWAKVAMLAAIELVSSVGVMLMDVNLNALITAVTPDDARGRRAGAYGAVNYGIRPLGALVGGALGTTIGLRPTLIVAGLGGALAVLWLVASPVPRIASLDDTAT, encoded by the coding sequence GTGACCACCGTCGACATCGCGCCAGCGCCGGCCCTGCACCGGGACCGGCGGTTCCGCACCTTCTGGATCGGCGAGACGGTCTCCCAGTTCGGCGACCGGATCAGCGAGCTGGCACTGCCGCTGATCGCCGTCTCCCTGCTCGCCGCGACGCCCGCGCAGGTCAGTGTCCTCACCGCGTTGATCTGGCTGCCCAACCTGCTGGGCCTGTTCGTCGGCGCGTGGGTCGACCAGCGCACCCGCAAGCGCCGGCTCCTGATCATCGCCGACCTGGTCCGCGCGGCGGTGCTGCTCAGCCTGCCGGTGGCCTACCTCTTCGACGCGGTCACCCTCACCCAGCTCTATCTGGTGGCGCTGCTGACCGGCGCCGGGGCGGTGCTGTTCGCCATGGCCCGCCAGACGTTCTTCGTCGCCCTGGTGCCGCCGTCGGCCTACGTCGACGCGACAAGCAAACTGAGCATGAGCCGCGCCGTGTCCTTCATGGCCGGCCCGGCCGTCGGCGGGGGACTTGTCCAGGCGCTGAGCGCGCCGGTCGCCGTCATCGTCGACGCGGTGTCGTTCCTCGGGTCCGCGCTGCTGATCAGCCGCATTCCGGTGACCGAGGCGCCCCCGCCGCCACGGCGGTCCTCCACCCTCGGCCTCGTCCGTGAAGGTCTCGTGCTGGTGCTACGCCACCCGGTGCTGCGCGCCGCGCTCGGCTGCACCAGCACCGTCAACTTCTTCACCTTCATCGCCACCGCGTTACTGGTGCTGTACGCGAGCCGCGAGCTCGATCTGTCCGCCGGCGCCATCGGCGTCGCGTTCGGCGCCGGCGCGATCGGTGGGCTCGCGGGCGCGGCGCTGGCGCCCCGGGTCTCGCGCGCCATCGGGTTGGGCCGTACCGCGATGATCGGCGCGGTGCTCTTTCCCGCGCCGCTGGCGCTGACCGCGCTGCTGAGCGGACCGACCTGGGCGAAGGTGGCCATGCTGGCGGCCATCGAGCTGGTCTCCAGCGTCGGGGTGATGCTCATGGACGTCAACCTGAACGCCCTCATCACCGCGGTCACGCCCGACGACGCGCGGGGCCGGCGGGCCGGCGCGTACGGCGCTGTCAACTACGGGATCCGGCCGCTCGGCGCGCTGGTCGGCGGCGCACTGGGCACGACCATCGGCCTGCGGCCGACGCTCATCGTCGCGGGCCTGGGCGGCGCGCTCGCCGTGCTGTGGTTGGTCGCGTCGCCGGTGCCCCGCATCGCCAGCCTCGACGACACGGCGACCTGA
- a CDS encoding ArsR/SmtB family transcription factor has translation MSLTNPYGDFEITEPQALRALAHPVRLAILDRLQRHGPATATGLSPHVGATPSVVSWHLRHLATFGLVTDWDGATSKRERWWQAAARGFRFTLPDDAEGQAAARQLRGEMFARTADAPQQWLLHDEPRLDAEWRGLAGVADTRFVATADELRELEDAIEQLLAPYVRRKDEQTPPAGAHLVRMLRYLLPEPGDDPATS, from the coding sequence ATGTCTCTCACGAACCCCTACGGGGACTTTGAGATCACCGAGCCGCAGGCGCTACGGGCGCTGGCCCACCCGGTCCGGCTGGCCATCCTCGACCGCCTCCAGCGGCACGGCCCCGCCACCGCCACCGGGCTCTCGCCGCACGTGGGCGCCACACCCTCGGTGGTCAGCTGGCACCTGCGGCATCTCGCGACGTTCGGCCTGGTCACCGACTGGGACGGCGCCACCAGCAAGCGGGAACGCTGGTGGCAGGCGGCCGCCCGCGGCTTCCGCTTCACGCTGCCCGACGACGCGGAGGGTCAGGCGGCCGCCCGTCAACTGCGCGGCGAGATGTTCGCCCGTACCGCCGACGCACCGCAGCAGTGGCTGCTGCACGACGAACCCCGGTTGGACGCCGAGTGGCGCGGGCTGGCCGGGGTGGCCGACACCCGGTTCGTGGCCACCGCCGACGAGCTGCGGGAGCTGGAGGACGCGATCGAGCAACTGCTCGCCCCGTACGTGCGACGCAAGGACGAGCAGACGCCACCGGCCGGCGCGCACCTCGTCCGGATGCTGCGTTACCTGCTGCCCGAGCCCGGCGACGACCCGGCCACGTCGTGA
- a CDS encoding LLM class flavin-dependent oxidoreductase, which translates to MGDYGHDLVFGSFTTPASDDPDHTVGLAVLAEQVGLDLVTFQDHPYQPRFLDTWTLLSYVAARTSRVHLSANVTNLPLRPPAVLARSVASLDLLSGGRVELGLGAGAFWEAIEAMGGRRLTPGQGVRALEEAIDVIRQLWDADARGGVRVDGEFHRVVGAKRGPAPAHAVPIWLGAYKPRMLQLTGRRADGWLPSLGYLQPGDLAKGNEIIDVAARQAGRSPGDVRRLLNISGQFASAGHGPLHGPAEQWVRELADLALGDGISAFILGSDDPDDLRRFAGEVAPAVRELVAAERDRGTAPTRTPVTEPAAVVEPPARPRVTGGAFAVVPTPDDGRRLSDQRVWDESARPSGPAPDPTRTYTAHEQATGQHLVQVHDGLRGELAQIHDLIEQVAAGEIDAGAARSQINTMTMRQNRWTLGAYCESYCRIVTTHHTIEDQALFPRLRQADPRLRPVIDRLEQEHHVIHDVLEGVDRALVAYVGAPDGLAELRAAVDLLTDALLSHLSYEERELVEPLARLGVS; encoded by the coding sequence ATGGGCGACTACGGCCACGACCTGGTCTTCGGATCGTTCACCACTCCGGCCAGCGATGATCCGGACCACACCGTCGGCCTCGCCGTCCTGGCCGAGCAGGTAGGGCTGGACCTGGTCACCTTCCAGGACCACCCGTACCAGCCGAGGTTCCTCGACACCTGGACGCTGCTGAGCTACGTCGCCGCGCGGACCAGCCGGGTGCACCTGTCGGCGAACGTCACCAACCTGCCGCTACGCCCGCCGGCCGTGCTCGCCCGCAGCGTCGCCAGCCTGGACCTGCTCAGTGGCGGTCGGGTCGAGCTCGGGCTCGGCGCGGGGGCGTTCTGGGAGGCCATCGAGGCGATGGGCGGCCGACGGCTGACCCCGGGACAGGGAGTGCGGGCCCTCGAGGAGGCCATCGACGTCATCCGCCAGCTCTGGGACGCCGACGCGCGGGGAGGAGTGCGGGTCGACGGCGAGTTCCACCGGGTCGTCGGCGCCAAGCGGGGCCCGGCCCCCGCCCACGCGGTGCCGATCTGGCTGGGCGCGTACAAGCCGCGCATGCTCCAGCTCACCGGCCGTCGGGCCGACGGATGGCTGCCCTCGCTGGGCTACCTCCAGCCCGGTGACCTGGCCAAGGGCAACGAGATCATCGACGTCGCCGCGCGGCAGGCCGGCCGCTCGCCCGGGGACGTCCGCCGTCTGCTCAACATCTCCGGCCAGTTCGCGTCCGCCGGGCACGGCCCGCTGCACGGCCCCGCCGAGCAGTGGGTGCGGGAACTGGCCGATCTCGCGCTGGGCGACGGCATCAGCGCCTTCATCCTCGGCAGCGACGACCCCGACGACCTGCGCCGGTTCGCCGGTGAGGTGGCGCCCGCCGTCCGCGAGCTGGTCGCCGCCGAGCGCGACCGGGGCACCGCGCCGACGCGTACTCCGGTCACCGAGCCGGCGGCCGTCGTCGAGCCCCCGGCGCGGCCGCGCGTGACCGGCGGCGCGTTCGCCGTGGTGCCGACCCCAGACGACGGCCGGCGGCTCAGCGACCAGCGGGTCTGGGACGAGTCGGCCCGGCCGAGCGGGCCGGCGCCCGACCCGACCCGCACCTACACCGCACACGAGCAGGCCACCGGCCAGCACCTGGTGCAGGTGCACGACGGCCTGCGCGGCGAGCTGGCGCAGATCCACGACCTGATCGAGCAGGTCGCGGCCGGTGAGATCGACGCTGGCGCGGCCCGGTCGCAGATCAACACGATGACCATGCGGCAGAACAGGTGGACGCTCGGCGCCTACTGCGAGTCCTACTGCCGGATCGTCACCACCCACCACACCATCGAGGACCAGGCGCTCTTTCCGCGGCTGCGGCAGGCGGACCCCCGGCTCCGCCCGGTCATCGACCGGCTGGAGCAGGAACACCACGTCATCCACGACGTCCTGGAGGGCGTCGACCGGGCCCTGGTCGCGTACGTCGGGGCGCCTGACGGGTTGGCCGAGCTGCGCGCCGCGGTGGACCTGCTCACCGACGCCCTGCTGTCCCATCTCAGCTACGAGGAGCGCGAGTTGGTCGAGCCCCTGGCCCGGCTCGGGGTGAGCTGA